The Streptomyces sp. DG1A-41 genomic sequence ATCGCGGCCCTCCGCAGGAGCGGCCTGAAGATGCTGATCCTGTCCACGGAACAGAACCCTGTGGTCGCCGCCCGGGCCCGGAAGCTCAAGCTCCCGGTGCTGCACGGCATCGACCGCAAGGACCTCGCGCTGAAGCAGTGGTGCGAGGAGCAGGGCATCGCGCCGGAGCGCGTGCTCTACGTCGGCAACGACGTCAATGACCTCCCGTGCTTCGCCCTCGTGGGCTGGCCCGTGGCGGTCGCGAGCGCCCACGACGTCGTGCGCGGCGCCGCACGCGCGGTCACCACCGTCCCCGGTGGTGACGGCGCGATCCGAGAGATCGCCAGCTGGATCCTCGGCCCCTCTCTCGATTCCCTCACCAAGTAAGGACATCTCCTGCCATGAGCACCAACTCCCGTATCCGTCAGTTCGGTTCGCGCGAGGTCGGCCCGGGCAAGCCCGTCTACGTCTGCGGCGAGATCGGCATCAACCACAACGGCGAGCTCGAGAACGCCTTCAAGCTGATCGACGCGGCCGCCGAGGCCGGCTGTGACGCGGTCAAGTTCCAGAAGCGCACCCCGGAGATCTGCACCCCGCGCGACCAGTGGGACATCGAGCGCGACACGCCCTGGGGCCGGATGACGTACATCGACTACCGCCACCGCGTGGAGTTCGGCGAGGACGAGTACCGCCAGATCGACGAGTACTGCAAGACCAAGAACATCGACTGGTTCGCCTCCCCGTGGGACACCGAGGCCGTCGCCTTCCTGGAGAAGTTCGACGTCCCGGCCCACAAGGTGGCGTCCGCCTCCCTCACCGACGACGAGCTGCTGCGCGCCCTGCGCGCCACCGGCCGCGCGGTGATCCTCTCCACCGGCATGTCGACCCCGAAGCAGATCCGCCACGCGGTCGAGGTCCTCGGCTCCGACAACATCCTGATGTGCCACGCCACGTCGACCTACCCGGCGAAGGCCGAGGAGCTCAACCTCCGCGTCATCAACACCCTGGAGCGGGAGTACCCGAACGTCCCGATCGGCTACTCCGGCCACGAGACGGGCCTCCAGACCACGCTGGCCGCGGTCGCGCTGGGCGCGGTGTTCGTCGAGCGTCACATCACCCTCGACCGCGCCATGTGGGGCTCGGACCAGGCCGCCTCCGTGGAGCCGCAGGGCCTCACCCGCCTCGTCCGCGACATCCGCACCATCGAGGCCTCCCTCGGTGACGGCGTGAAGAGGGTCTACGAGTCCGAGCTGGCCCCGATGAAGAAGCTGCGCCGCGTCGCCGGTGTGGTCGCCGAGGCGGAGATCGCCGACGCGGCGGGCGAGCCGGTAGGCGTCTGAGCGCACAACCCCCACAACCCCCTTACGACGGGACGGTCGTACGTCGATGAGCCCCCGCGCCGGGAATGCCGGCCCCCACACTCTCGCCTTCGTCGAGAGTCCGGTACAGCTGCTGAACGTGCTGGAGTGGGCGCACGCGCATGCGCCCGGCGTGGGGCTCACCCTCGTGGTGCTGTCGCCCGTCGACCCGATGACGCGCGGCCAGCTGCGGCGGATGTCCGACCTGGCCCGCGACGAGGGGCACGAGGTCCGCTGGGAGGAGGCGCGCGGCGGCCCCATGGCGCCCTTCCAGACCATCGGCGGCCTGGCGGGCCTGCTCCGCAAGGCGCGCCGGATCGTGCTGGGGGACCCCTTCTCCCGCTACGTCCAGCTGCTGCTGACGATCACACGGGCCCGTGACCTGGTCGTCGTCGACGACGGCACGGCGACGATGGAGTTCGTCGGCCAGCTGGCCCGGGGTGAACGGCTGGTGCGCTGGCACCGCAAGGGCGGCCGCCCCGGCCCGCGGGACCTGATCTTCGCGCCGGTGTCCTCCTCGGCGCGCCGCCGCCTGACCCCCGGCGGCGATCGCCGCGTCGAGATCTTCTCCTCCATGCCGATGGAGGAGACGCCGGCGGGCGTCACCGTCAGCGCCAACGACTTCGCCTGGCTCCGGGCCCGTTTCGGCCCGCCCCGCATCACCAAGGGCGCCGACATGGTCGGCACGTCGCTGGTGGAGACGGGAGTGGTCGACGACGACCGCTACCTGGAAGCCGTCCGCTCCCTGGCCAGGACCCACGGCGCCACCCGCTACTTCGCCCACCGCCGCGAGAGCACGGACAAGCTCCACCGGCTCGCCGTCGAGACCGGCCTGGAGATCGTCCGCCCCGAACTCCCCCTGGAACTGATCGCCCGCCGCGGCCCCATCGGCCGCACGATCCTCAGCTTCCCCTCCACGGTCGTCCACACCCTCCCCCTCGCCCTCTCCGGCACCGAGGTCCGCGTAGCGGTCTGCGACATCGACCCGACCTGGCTGACCGACCACGCCTCCCCTCGCGCCCAGGGCTTCCTGTCGGGGGTGACAGGGGCGGCGCGGGATGTGCAGCGGTTGTCTACGGCGGGGGCGCAGGGTCCGGAGGACGTGACTGGGGCGGAGAGCGTGACTGGGCCAGCGGGCAAGACTGGACCGGCGGGTCCGGTCGGACCGGGGGGACGGAGGGGCGCGGCGGCATCCGAGGGTCCCAAGGGCACGGCGGATGCGGCCGGCCCGGGGGTATGACGGGCCCGGCGGACTCGGCCGGGACGGCGGGCGCGGCAGGTGTCGCCGGTCCCGCCGGGGCGGCAGGTGCCGCGGGCGCGGTGGCTGCCGGCTGAGGTACCGGAGACGCCTGGGGAGCCGGGGGCCAGGCGGATTGTCAGGCGCCCCGGCGGTTCAGTCAGACCCCGCGGACCTGACGGCCAGCCAGGCCGGGCGGCAAGGGCCCGAAGACCTGCGGCCGCTCACGCACCGGCAGGGGCGCCACACGCACTGACCGCGGCGGGCGGGCACGCATCGGTGGG encodes the following:
- a CDS encoding N-acetylneuraminate synthase family protein — translated: MSTNSRIRQFGSREVGPGKPVYVCGEIGINHNGELENAFKLIDAAAEAGCDAVKFQKRTPEICTPRDQWDIERDTPWGRMTYIDYRHRVEFGEDEYRQIDEYCKTKNIDWFASPWDTEAVAFLEKFDVPAHKVASASLTDDELLRALRATGRAVILSTGMSTPKQIRHAVEVLGSDNILMCHATSTYPAKAEELNLRVINTLEREYPNVPIGYSGHETGLQTTLAAVALGAVFVERHITLDRAMWGSDQAASVEPQGLTRLVRDIRTIEASLGDGVKRVYESELAPMKKLRRVAGVVAEAEIADAAGEPVGV